The following coding sequences lie in one Methanohalophilus levihalophilus genomic window:
- a CDS encoding ion transporter, with amino-acid sequence MKSKYRYENAPEKGSWKEPIYSIIFEADTAAGKSFDLGLILVIVASVLVVMLDSVQSLSTTYHNTFHFMEWAFTILFTIEYLLRIACVREKKKYALSFFGIIDLIAVLPTYLTMFLPGGQFLLVIRSLRLLRIFRILKLVQYLSEAELLMEAFRESQRKIVVFLFAVLNIVIILGSLMYVVENENPDFTSIPESIYWAITTITTVGYGDIVPTTPLGHVIASIIMITGFSIIAVPTGIVTHSIIRVSSRTTGPQVFEQEDSGSSGTCNNCGLDTHDSDASYCKRCGTKL; translated from the coding sequence GTGAAGAGCAAATACAGGTATGAAAACGCTCCTGAGAAGGGAAGCTGGAAAGAGCCCATATACAGCATTATTTTTGAAGCCGACACAGCCGCAGGGAAATCTTTTGATCTGGGACTCATACTTGTAATAGTAGCCAGCGTGCTTGTAGTAATGCTGGATAGTGTTCAATCCCTGAGCACAACTTATCACAACACATTTCATTTCATGGAGTGGGCATTCACAATCCTCTTTACAATCGAATACCTGTTGAGAATAGCATGTGTCCGGGAAAAAAAGAAATATGCTCTCAGTTTTTTCGGGATAATTGATCTCATCGCAGTGCTCCCAACATACCTGACGATGTTCCTCCCCGGCGGGCAATTCCTGCTGGTAATACGCAGCCTCAGGCTTTTGAGGATCTTCAGGATTCTCAAACTTGTCCAGTACCTCAGTGAAGCTGAACTCCTCATGGAAGCTTTCCGTGAAAGTCAGCGTAAGATTGTGGTTTTTCTCTTTGCTGTTCTAAATATTGTGATAATTCTTGGTTCATTGATGTATGTTGTCGAAAATGAAAACCCGGATTTTACAAGTATCCCGGAAAGTATCTACTGGGCAATCACAACGATAACCACGGTGGGTTATGGTGACATTGTCCCGACCACACCGCTTGGACATGTGATAGCCTCAATAATCATGATAACAGGTTTTTCAATAATTGCGGTACCCACCGGGATTGTAACCCACTCTATAATCAGGGTTTCCAGTCGCACAACCGGACCACAGGTTTTTGAGCAGGAAGACAGTGGCAGTTCGGGAACCTGCAACAACTGTGGTTTGGATACACACGACAGCGACGCGTCCTACTGCAAGCGTTGCGGGACTAAACTTTGA
- a CDS encoding transglutaminase-like domain-containing protein, which translates to MADMQDYLRATEIIDWINPAVLQKAKELAGDRTDPVEISRRYFEWVRDEIMHSNDHKMNSVTLKASEVLKYGTGYCYAKSHLLAALLRANSIPCGICYQRLSIDDNGEPFCLHALNAVYLPEIGWYRMDARGNKEGVDARFTPPKEQLAFGINFEDEMDLPEIWPDPLPVVVDVLEKYSRFDEVAENLPDVLIIGKKKR; encoded by the coding sequence ATGGCAGATATGCAGGATTACCTTAGAGCAACGGAAATAATCGACTGGATAAATCCCGCAGTCCTGCAAAAGGCAAAGGAGCTTGCAGGCGATCGTACAGACCCTGTTGAAATCTCAAGACGTTATTTTGAATGGGTGCGGGATGAAATAATGCATAGTAATGATCACAAGATGAATTCCGTGACCCTGAAAGCCTCAGAAGTCCTAAAATACGGTACAGGTTACTGTTATGCTAAAAGCCACCTTCTGGCAGCTCTGCTCAGGGCAAACTCCATTCCATGCGGAATCTGCTACCAGCGATTAAGCATAGATGACAATGGAGAACCATTTTGTCTGCATGCTCTGAATGCTGTATACCTTCCAGAAATCGGCTGGTATCGTATGGATGCCCGCGGCAATAAGGAAGGAGTAGATGCCCGATTCACGCCTCCAAAAGAACAACTGGCCTTTGGGATTAACTTTGAAGATGAAATGGATTTGCCTGAAATCTGGCCGGACCCGCTTCCTGTGGTTGTTGACGTGCTGGAAAAGTACTCAAGATTTGATGAAGTAGCTGAGAATCTGCCGGATGTCCTGATAATCGGGAAAAAGAAAAGATGA
- a CDS encoding TraB/GumN family protein codes for MEREAQLSGSSSHDMDYSYDNVSSSGDHPSAYSDSAAEVPEGAEPRKSRIVIVGTAHVSEKSVQEVRETIQREKPDIVAVELCRARYEALQNPNQSSSTELPIKEMLTGGKFYFLLIQVLLSYVQKKIGSEMGVDPGSEMIAAIDAAKAEGHEIALVDRDIQVTMQRFWSSMGFFEKARMMWELISAALGIGGGQEVDMDNITSSDAISVLTEELRDTAPNASKTLIDERDAYIAGNLVNLVSGGGKTVVAVVGAGHKPGIQKYLTNPSTIPPMQSLVEIPKPRFNIVKMVGFALVALALLTFILLIFSGTPVELLLLAFAWWFIINGVLSAAGAALAKGHPYSVLTAFGVAWLTSLNPMMAAGWFAGLMEAKQRHPTGADLKEITELETFGEMQNNNFFRVIMVAALANIGSVIGTILGVYVMVTVTGLDPRDIIEAGFNNLMIRLGL; via the coding sequence ATGGAAAGGGAAGCTCAGTTAAGTGGCTCCAGTAGTCATGATATGGATTATTCCTACGATAACGTTTCTTCTTCAGGGGATCATCCATCTGCGTATAGTGATTCAGCTGCAGAAGTTCCTGAAGGTGCAGAACCTCGCAAATCTAGGATAGTAATTGTTGGGACTGCCCATGTCTCGGAAAAAAGTGTGCAAGAGGTCAGGGAAACTATCCAGCGGGAAAAACCTGATATTGTTGCAGTGGAACTTTGCCGGGCACGCTATGAAGCCCTGCAGAATCCGAATCAGTCTTCTTCTACGGAACTTCCAATCAAAGAGATGCTTACAGGGGGCAAATTCTACTTCCTTCTAATCCAGGTGCTTCTTTCCTATGTACAGAAAAAAATCGGAAGTGAAATGGGAGTCGATCCGGGCTCCGAGATGATTGCTGCCATTGATGCCGCTAAAGCAGAAGGACATGAAATAGCTCTGGTAGACAGGGATATACAGGTTACAATGCAGCGTTTCTGGTCTTCCATGGGATTTTTTGAAAAAGCACGTATGATGTGGGAACTCATAAGTGCTGCCTTAGGTATTGGCGGAGGACAGGAAGTTGATATGGACAATATCACAAGTTCGGATGCCATTTCCGTGCTTACAGAAGAACTCAGGGACACGGCACCAAATGCAAGCAAAACCCTGATTGACGAACGGGATGCCTACATTGCGGGTAATCTGGTAAATCTGGTTTCAGGTGGCGGGAAAACCGTTGTTGCTGTCGTGGGTGCAGGTCACAAACCCGGAATCCAGAAGTATCTTACCAATCCTTCAACTATTCCTCCCATGCAATCACTTGTGGAAATACCCAAACCCCGCTTCAATATTGTAAAAATGGTAGGGTTTGCGCTGGTAGCACTTGCATTGTTGACTTTCATTTTATTGATTTTCTCAGGTACACCTGTAGAACTGCTATTGCTTGCTTTTGCATGGTGGTTTATCATCAATGGTGTGCTCAGTGCCGCGGGGGCGGCTCTCGCAAAAGGTCATCCCTATTCTGTTCTTACGGCTTTCGGAGTTGCATGGCTCACATCACTAAACCCCATGATGGCAGCTGGCTGGTTTGCCGGGCTTATGGAAGCAAAACAGAGACATCCCACAGGTGCGGATCTCAAGGAAATCACAGAGCTTGAAACATTTGGTGAGATGCAGAATAACAATTTCTTCAGGGTTATAATGGTTGCAGCCCTTGCAAATATTGGAAGTGTTATTGGTACAATCCTTGGTGTGTATGTTATGGTAACCGTAACAGGACTTGATCCCAGGGATATCATCGAAGCCGGTTTCAACAATTTGATGATAAGACTTGGACTGTAA
- a CDS encoding CBS domain-containing protein, whose protein sequence is MASSFKIGTIMGIPILIHISFLIVLPLFALVFASAPAPYGFEDIQPPYLSYLLALLTTILLFACVLLHELGHSYFAKRFGVKIENITLFLIGGVSSMEEIPRNPAQEAKMAFAGPMVSFIIGFSLFILNFGIVTAVASYAATSAYRVVEILATINIVLGIFNLIPAFPMDGGRILRAWFAKRMSYARATHNAATVGKFFAFLMALAGLLSSPWNPWLLLIAVFVYMGASGEERSTVVTTTLENVHVRDLMSDNVVSVSPDMTIEELMQFMFKHKHMGYPVLERNDLKGIITFTDVRHVVPVERVALLVSEVMNRNVVSIAPDASATDAFKLLTANNIGRLVVVENDEVVGILSRTDLMHAMALLSE, encoded by the coding sequence ATGGCTAGCTCCTTCAAGATTGGAACAATAATGGGAATTCCCATATTGATTCACATTTCGTTCCTTATTGTACTGCCTTTATTTGCACTGGTTTTTGCTTCAGCTCCTGCGCCCTATGGATTTGAGGATATCCAGCCTCCCTATTTGAGCTATTTACTTGCACTCCTCACAACAATCCTGCTTTTTGCCTGCGTGCTCCTACATGAACTGGGACATTCATATTTTGCAAAACGATTTGGGGTAAAAATTGAGAATATTACTCTTTTCCTTATTGGTGGGGTTTCCTCAATGGAAGAGATACCACGCAATCCCGCGCAGGAAGCCAAGATGGCCTTTGCAGGTCCCATGGTCAGTTTCATAATTGGTTTTTCTCTTTTCATCCTTAATTTTGGTATTGTAACAGCTGTTGCCTCATATGCTGCCACTTCCGCTTACAGGGTAGTGGAAATACTGGCTACTATCAACATTGTACTGGGTATTTTCAACCTGATACCTGCGTTTCCAATGGATGGAGGTCGCATTCTTCGTGCCTGGTTTGCCAAGAGAATGAGCTATGCCCGCGCAACCCACAATGCCGCAACTGTCGGGAAGTTTTTTGCATTTCTGATGGCCCTTGCCGGGTTGCTTTCCAGTCCTTGGAATCCCTGGTTGCTTTTGATAGCAGTATTTGTTTACATGGGTGCTTCAGGTGAAGAACGCTCAACTGTTGTTACCACTACACTTGAAAATGTGCATGTCCGGGATCTGATGTCAGATAATGTGGTTTCGGTGTCTCCTGATATGACCATTGAAGAACTGATGCAGTTCATGTTCAAGCACAAACATATGGGCTATCCTGTTCTGGAACGCAATGATTTAAAAGGAATCATTACATTTACGGATGTGCGTCATGTGGTTCCCGTAGAAAGGGTTGCCCTGCTGGTATCCGAAGTAATGAACAGAAATGTTGTTTCCATAGCTCCTGATGCATCCGCAACTGATGCTTTTAAGCTTCTGACTGCAAATAATATCGGAAGGCTTGTGGTTGTGGAAAACGATGAAGTTGTGGGTATCCTTTCCCGTACGGACCTCATGCATGCCATGGCCTTGTTAAGTGAGTGA
- the mfnA gene encoding tyrosine decarboxylase MfnA, producing the protein MGYLSSNSNFPEEKEKKINYGNKDKSFKSGNAIFTSIPMNKNGVPEKDVLNDLAKIRSLDTPYEKVLSSMCTYPHPIAALAHQDFLEANMGDPGLFKGTTILEEKVIKLLGELSHKPDACGYLSTGGTESNIQAIRAMKNCSNSKKPNVILPQSAHFSFEKTANLTGVEMRRAKLDPDLRVSINSVEDLIDDNTIGLVGIAGTTEFGQIDDIQRLSYIAEKNDLFLHVDAAFGGFVIPFLKKHYSYDFEVSGVSSITVDPHKMGLSTIPSGGLLFRDKTLFESLSVHTPYLTVRTQSSLTGTRSGAAVAATYAVMTHLGMDGYQRIVDNCMEMTRDLVSGAKERGFSTVINPVMNVVCLETDFPEDLQNSLLSEYGWRVSVTHSPQSLRLVVMPHLSKDIISEFLDDLASLV; encoded by the coding sequence ATGGGGTACCTCTCTTCCAATTCAAACTTCCCAGAGGAAAAAGAAAAGAAGATAAATTATGGGAACAAAGACAAATCATTTAAATCAGGTAATGCTATTTTTACATCGATCCCGATGAACAAAAACGGAGTTCCTGAAAAAGATGTACTTAATGATCTTGCAAAGATAAGATCACTTGATACACCTTATGAAAAAGTTCTCAGTTCCATGTGTACATATCCTCATCCCATAGCAGCCTTAGCACATCAGGATTTTCTTGAGGCAAACATGGGAGATCCGGGACTCTTTAAGGGAACAACTATTCTTGAAGAAAAAGTCATTAAACTTCTCGGGGAGTTATCCCATAAACCAGATGCCTGTGGTTATCTGAGTACTGGTGGAACTGAATCAAACATTCAGGCTATTAGAGCTATGAAGAATTGCAGCAATTCAAAAAAACCTAACGTTATTCTTCCCCAATCAGCTCATTTTTCTTTTGAGAAAACCGCTAATCTCACAGGAGTTGAAATGAGGAGAGCAAAGCTTGACCCGGATCTTCGTGTTAGCATAAATTCCGTGGAAGATTTGATTGATGATAATACCATTGGACTTGTGGGAATTGCGGGAACCACAGAATTCGGTCAGATTGATGATATCCAAAGGCTTTCGTACATTGCAGAAAAAAACGATTTATTCCTGCATGTGGATGCGGCGTTTGGAGGTTTTGTGATTCCATTCCTGAAAAAGCACTATTCTTATGATTTTGAAGTTAGTGGAGTTTCTTCTATTACTGTAGATCCACATAAAATGGGTTTGAGTACAATTCCTTCGGGTGGCTTACTTTTCAGGGATAAAACTCTTTTTGAATCCCTTTCTGTTCATACACCTTATTTAACAGTAAGAACCCAGAGTTCCCTTACCGGTACCAGAAGTGGCGCTGCAGTAGCTGCTACCTATGCTGTCATGACTCACCTTGGAATGGATGGTTACCAAAGAATCGTTGATAATTGCATGGAAATGACCCGGGATCTGGTCTCAGGGGCAAAGGAAAGAGGTTTTTCAACTGTAATTAATCCGGTAATGAATGTAGTTTGTCTGGAAACCGATTTTCCGGAGGATTTACAGAATAGTCTCCTCTCAGAATATGGCTGGAGGGTTTCGGTTACCCACAGTCCGCAATCACTCAGACTTGTTGTTATGCCTCACCTTAGCAAGGATATTATTTCCGAATTCCTTGACGATCTTGCCTCTCTTGTATAA
- a CDS encoding ORC1-type DNA replication protein produces MANESLDGLFQELLETESLFKNKEVLRPSYTPETLPHRSDQINSLATILVSALRGDTPSNILIYGKTGTGKTAVARYVGIELEKKSETLHVPCVVLYINCEVIDTQYRLLANLAKQFGEDVPMTGWPTDQVFHKFKEAVDSSRQVVIIVLDEIDKLIKKGDDVLYNLSRINTELENAKVSMLGISNDLKFTEFLDPRVKSSLGEEEIIFPPYDAEQISDILKYRAGIAYKDDSLAEMVIPLCAAFAAQEHGDARRALDLLRVAGEIAEREKKNQVQESHVRQAQEKIEVDRIVEVVRTLPTQSKLALYSVMLLRNHGHRNVTTGEVYNVYRQLCRSAEMDILTQRRVTDLISELDMLGILNAIVVSKGRYGRTKEIVLSVPLDSTKNVLLEDYRLNLLADFKPVITAQMHL; encoded by the coding sequence ATGGCTAACGAATCATTAGACGGGTTATTTCAGGAGTTACTGGAAACCGAATCATTGTTTAAGAATAAGGAAGTATTACGTCCTTCGTATACTCCTGAGACACTTCCCCACAGGAGTGATCAAATAAACAGTCTTGCAACAATATTGGTTTCCGCTTTGAGGGGAGACACTCCTTCTAATATTCTCATTTATGGGAAAACTGGAACAGGAAAAACAGCGGTTGCCAGATATGTAGGCATTGAGCTTGAAAAGAAAAGTGAAACATTGCACGTGCCATGTGTTGTGCTCTATATTAATTGTGAGGTAATCGATACTCAGTACAGGCTTCTGGCCAATCTTGCCAAGCAGTTTGGTGAGGATGTGCCTATGACAGGATGGCCAACTGATCAGGTTTTCCATAAATTCAAGGAAGCAGTGGATTCCAGCAGGCAAGTTGTTATTATCGTTCTTGACGAGATAGATAAATTGATCAAAAAAGGTGATGATGTCCTTTACAATTTGTCAAGGATTAACACAGAACTTGAGAATGCAAAAGTCAGTATGCTTGGAATATCAAACGATCTCAAATTCACCGAATTCCTTGATCCAAGGGTAAAGAGTTCCCTTGGAGAAGAAGAAATTATTTTCCCACCTTATGATGCCGAGCAGATAAGTGACATTCTAAAGTACAGGGCGGGTATAGCCTATAAGGATGATTCACTGGCGGAAATGGTAATCCCATTATGTGCTGCGTTTGCTGCCCAAGAACATGGTGATGCCCGTCGTGCTCTTGATCTTCTGCGTGTTGCAGGTGAAATTGCCGAGAGGGAAAAGAAGAATCAGGTTCAAGAAAGCCATGTCCGGCAGGCCCAGGAGAAAATTGAAGTTGACAGGATTGTTGAGGTGGTCCGTACTCTTCCGACTCAATCCAAACTTGCACTCTATAGTGTAATGCTCCTCCGCAACCACGGTCACAGGAATGTTACCACAGGTGAGGTTTACAATGTTTATCGGCAGCTCTGCAGGAGTGCGGAAATGGATATCCTGACCCAGCGCAGGGTAACGGATCTGATTTCTGAGCTGGATATGCTTGGCATCCTGAATGCTATCGTGGTAAGTAAAGGAAGATATGGACGTACCAAGGAAATCGTGTTAAGTGTCCCGCTTGATAGTACAAAGAATGTCCTGCTTGAGGATTACCGCCTGAATCTGCTTGCTGATTTCAAACCAGTAATTACGGCACAGATGCACCTGTAA
- a CDS encoding signal peptidase I: MDLPDSIRQFKESENFWVSLARDGISILAIVATFALLSQAVFGLWTPMVAVESGSMEPHMNVGDIIFIQNIDRTEVISHGSADDYSSFGMEGDVILYRPYGQEGVTPIIHRAMYFVEEGEPMWEDGPAAPHAGYITKGDNENTNRYYDQQGMVSYLTPVKEEWIIGVARYRIPYIGHVRLIFS; encoded by the coding sequence ATGGACCTACCAGATTCTATCAGGCAATTCAAAGAAAGTGAGAATTTCTGGGTGAGCCTTGCCAGAGACGGGATTTCAATTCTTGCTATAGTCGCAACATTTGCGCTTCTCTCGCAGGCGGTATTCGGTCTCTGGACTCCAATGGTTGCCGTGGAATCAGGCAGTATGGAACCCCATATGAATGTAGGAGATATTATTTTCATACAAAACATCGATCGAACCGAAGTAATTTCCCATGGCTCCGCTGATGATTATTCTTCTTTTGGGATGGAAGGAGATGTTATTCTCTATCGTCCCTACGGACAGGAAGGTGTGACTCCCATAATCCACAGGGCCATGTATTTTGTCGAAGAAGGTGAACCAATGTGGGAAGATGGTCCGGCTGCACCTCATGCCGGTTACATTACCAAGGGTGACAATGAGAATACTAACAGATACTATGATCAACAGGGAATGGTCAGCTACCTGACCCCTGTAAAAGAAGAATGGATAATAGGGGTTGCTCGTTACCGGATCCCCTATATCGGACACGTAAGGTTAATCTTTTCCTGA
- a CDS encoding DNA-directed DNA polymerase II small subunit, with the protein MSGESRQQVLFRLMEEGYQVSPEAAELINCQCQSPDLAEHILSNLGDDVFVIDTQHLDLENFAGNSTNLAFSEIQSEFAATKSEPLFSDNPVDILSDITDSSTCVGEYMEFVQYFRNRYSRLSELIRGRVNARPLESLNRGRRSGTGEYGEISIIGMVSDIRSTANGHRLIQFEDPTGSFPVLFTTSEKDLFEQASHLVLDDVVGINGKLTNDGRLLIANKLVFPDVPNGCFRSAPSSGKAIFISDVHIGSTTFLDEQWEAFVAFLKGESPDEKLRELAKELRYLVVAGDIVDGVGIYPGQENELVIQDVYKQYEKAAEYFNQVPEHIKIIMCPGNHDAVRQAEPQPALPAHIREMFDDRIIFVGNPALVDLDGIYVLMYHGRSIDDFVASVPGVSYQDPAKAMVEMIKRRHLSPIYGSRVSIAPEKNDHFVIDRIPDILHCGHVHTVGVEQYRGVLLINSGTWQSQTEFQKRVNVVPTPAQVPVVDLCNFKTFLLQF; encoded by the coding sequence ATGAGTGGCGAATCCCGGCAGCAGGTTCTATTCAGGTTAATGGAAGAAGGTTACCAGGTGAGCCCTGAGGCTGCTGAATTAATTAATTGCCAATGTCAGTCCCCGGATCTTGCCGAACACATCCTTTCAAATCTCGGAGACGATGTTTTTGTAATAGACACCCAGCATCTGGATCTTGAAAATTTTGCTGGGAATTCCACCAATCTGGCGTTTTCAGAAATACAAAGTGAATTTGCAGCTACAAAAAGTGAACCACTTTTCAGCGATAATCCAGTGGATATCCTTTCAGACATAACTGACAGTTCTACCTGCGTTGGGGAATACATGGAATTTGTTCAGTATTTCCGCAACAGATATAGCAGGTTGAGTGAACTCATCCGTGGAAGGGTTAATGCACGGCCCCTTGAAAGCCTGAACAGGGGAAGAAGAAGTGGTACCGGTGAATATGGGGAAATATCCATAATCGGCATGGTTTCGGATATCAGAAGCACTGCAAATGGTCATCGGCTTATCCAGTTTGAGGATCCGACCGGTTCTTTCCCGGTTTTATTTACCACTTCCGAGAAGGATCTTTTTGAACAGGCCAGTCATCTTGTGCTGGATGATGTCGTGGGTATTAATGGCAAGTTGACTAATGATGGAAGGCTTTTGATAGCCAACAAGCTTGTTTTCCCCGATGTGCCAAACGGTTGTTTCAGATCGGCACCTTCCAGTGGAAAAGCCATTTTTATTTCGGATGTTCATATCGGGAGTACTACTTTCCTTGATGAACAATGGGAAGCTTTTGTTGCTTTCCTGAAAGGGGAAAGCCCGGATGAAAAGCTAAGGGAATTAGCAAAGGAACTTCGTTACCTTGTGGTTGCAGGAGATATTGTGGATGGAGTAGGTATCTATCCCGGACAGGAAAATGAACTGGTGATTCAGGATGTCTACAAACAGTATGAGAAGGCGGCTGAGTATTTTAACCAGGTTCCGGAGCATATCAAGATTATAATGTGCCCTGGAAACCACGACGCTGTGAGACAGGCAGAACCACAGCCAGCTTTGCCCGCGCATATACGGGAAATGTTTGATGACAGGATCATTTTTGTGGGAAATCCCGCACTTGTTGACCTCGATGGAATATACGTACTAATGTATCACGGCAGGTCAATTGACGATTTTGTAGCATCGGTTCCGGGAGTTTCCTATCAGGATCCTGCAAAGGCCATGGTGGAAATGATAAAACGAAGACACCTTTCCCCCATATATGGAAGCAGGGTGTCCATTGCACCTGAGAAAAACGATCATTTCGTGATTGATAGAATTCCTGATATTCTCCATTGTGGACATGTGCATACTGTGGGAGTGGAACAATATCGTGGTGTTCTCCTGATCAATTCAGGAACATGGCAGTCACAGACCGAGTTCCAGAAGAGGGTAAATGTAGTTCCAACCCCCGCGCAGGTTCCGGTAGTTGATCTCTGCAATTTCAAAACTTTCCTCTTACAGTTCTGA
- the twy1 gene encoding 4-demethylwyosine synthase TYW1, translated as MDSPDLPEKTDINSLLKKQGYSLAGSHSAVKTCLWLRRSLREEGQCYKSQFYGITSHRCMQMTPTLICNQRCLHCWRPIEVDSPVPEKWDSPMEIVGSCIKSQQKLVSGFGGSASRELWEEANEPAHVAISLSGEPTMYPHLPELIEEFRKQGLSTFVVSNGTNPDMMEKISPSQLYMSLDAPDTETYDKVCNPKNPDLWERINQSLEILRKKDCRTAIRITLVKGVNMFNPEGYASLIKKADPDFVEVKAYMHLGFSRRRLERDAMPTHEEVEKFASQVADFLGYYLVDSSPISRVVLLSREAEYTKSLPL; from the coding sequence ATGGATTCACCTGACCTTCCTGAAAAAACAGATATCAATAGTCTTTTGAAAAAACAGGGTTACAGCCTTGCAGGCTCTCATTCTGCCGTTAAGACCTGTCTCTGGCTGAGACGTTCCCTGCGCGAAGAAGGACAGTGTTACAAATCCCAGTTTTATGGAATTACTTCTCACAGGTGTATGCAGATGACACCCACTCTCATCTGCAATCAGCGTTGCCTGCATTGCTGGAGACCAATTGAGGTGGATTCCCCGGTTCCTGAAAAGTGGGATTCTCCAATGGAAATCGTGGGGTCTTGCATTAAATCGCAGCAAAAACTGGTATCAGGTTTTGGAGGTTCTGCTTCCAGGGAACTCTGGGAAGAGGCCAATGAGCCTGCACATGTAGCAATTTCCCTTTCAGGGGAGCCTACAATGTATCCCCACCTCCCGGAACTAATTGAAGAATTCAGGAAACAGGGTCTCAGTACTTTTGTGGTAAGCAACGGAACAAATCCGGATATGATGGAAAAAATATCACCATCCCAATTATACATGAGTCTTGATGCGCCTGATACTGAAACCTATGATAAGGTTTGCAATCCGAAGAATCCTGATCTATGGGAGCGTATCAACCAGTCCCTTGAAATCCTCAGGAAAAAGGATTGCCGAACAGCTATCAGGATTACGCTTGTTAAGGGAGTCAATATGTTTAATCCTGAGGGCTATGCCTCGCTGATAAAAAAAGCCGATCCTGATTTTGTTGAAGTTAAGGCCTATATGCATCTTGGTTTTTCCAGAAGGAGACTTGAGAGGGATGCAATGCCAACGCACGAAGAAGTTGAGAAGTTTGCATCACAGGTAGCCGATTTTCTGGGCTACTACTTAGTTGATTCTTCACCTATAAGCCGCGTGGTTCTGCTTTCAAGGGAAGCCGAATACACAAAGTCGCTTCCCCTTTGA
- the prf1 gene encoding peptide chain release factor aRF-1 yields the protein MSEQSAHDKYEFKKKLESLRDKKGRGTELISLYIPPDKQISDVTSQLREEHSQASNIKSKVTKTNVQGAIDSLLSRLRYGEVPENGIVYFTGAVDVGADKTNMETTIIVPPQPITIYKYHCDSAFYLQPLEEMLKDAKTYGLLVLDRREATVGMLVGKHIDSYRHLTSTVPGKQRKGGQSAHRFQQLRLIAIHDFYKRIGDAASEVFLTVNHKDFEGVLIGGPSPTKEEFESGEFLHHEIQRKVLGLFDVAYTDESGLSELVNAAGDRLADLDLMVEKNLMQAFFKELVSDSGKVAYGEEAVRQNLLIGAVETLLISEDLRSEKFKIRCVSCGDETEIIKDMGPRAESLQLGNCTKCGSPLEVTEKVDVVDELSALSDQMGSQVSFISTDFEEGAQLMNAFGGIVAILRYNTGI from the coding sequence ATGTCTGAACAATCTGCCCATGACAAATATGAATTCAAGAAAAAGCTCGAGAGCTTGCGGGATAAAAAAGGGCGGGGTACGGAACTTATCTCCCTCTACATTCCTCCTGACAAACAGATTTCCGATGTGACTTCCCAGCTGAGGGAAGAACACAGTCAGGCTTCCAATATCAAATCCAAAGTCACAAAAACAAATGTACAGGGAGCAATCGATTCCCTTCTTTCACGCTTGAGGTACGGGGAAGTCCCTGAAAACGGCATCGTTTATTTCACCGGTGCAGTTGACGTTGGAGCTGACAAGACCAACATGGAAACAACCATTATTGTCCCTCCACAACCCATTACAATTTACAAATATCACTGTGATTCTGCCTTTTATCTGCAGCCCCTTGAAGAGATGCTCAAGGATGCTAAGACTTATGGTCTTCTGGTTCTGGACAGGCGTGAAGCAACAGTGGGAATGCTGGTTGGAAAACACATCGATTCCTATCGTCATTTAACATCTACTGTTCCTGGAAAACAAAGGAAGGGTGGTCAGAGTGCTCATCGTTTCCAGCAGCTCAGGCTTATTGCAATCCACGATTTCTACAAAAGAATCGGGGATGCTGCAAGTGAAGTTTTCCTTACTGTTAATCACAAGGATTTCGAAGGCGTCCTCATTGGCGGTCCTTCACCTACCAAGGAAGAATTTGAGTCAGGTGAATTCCTGCACCACGAAATACAGAGGAAGGTCCTTGGTCTTTTTGATGTTGCCTATACCGATGAATCGGGCTTGAGCGAACTTGTGAACGCTGCCGGTGACAGGCTGGCGGATCTTGACCTGATGGTTGAGAAAAACCTGATGCAGGCTTTCTTTAAGGAATTAGTATCCGATTCCGGGAAGGTTGCCTATGGTGAGGAAGCGGTACGGCAGAACCTTTTGATAGGCGCTGTTGAAACCCTTCTTATTTCCGAAGATCTCAGGTCAGAGAAATTCAAAATACGCTGTGTTTCCTGCGGTGATGAAACAGAAATCATAAAAGACATGGGTCCGCGTGCTGAAAGTCTTCAGCTGGGCAACTGTACCAAATGCGGTTCTCCACTGGAAGTTACGGAGAAGGTGGATGTTGTTGATGAATTATCGGCTCTCAGTGACCAGATGGGAAGTCAGGTGTCCTTCATTTCAACTGATTTTGAGGAAGGAGCGCAACTGATGAACGCTTTTGGTGGTATAGTGGCAATATTGCGCTATAACACAGGTATTTAA